A section of the Nostoc sp. PCC 7524 genome encodes:
- a CDS encoding tyrosine-type recombinase/integrase has translation MKVNGNGRAKILTSDELRRLFSDGFTTPRDRVLFGICLFTGCRVSEALALQTTDIKGETLTFRKSTTKGKLKTRVVDIQPGLAALMADYHPKPGTLFPGMRGVSDRLTRYAADKILRDAAKRIGLEGISTHSFRRTALNQMSSAGIPLRHIQEISGHNDLGTLQRYLEVTPEQRRKAVSVIGF, from the coding sequence ATGAAGGTTAACGGCAACGGACGAGCCAAAATACTCACCTCCGACGAACTCAGGCGACTGTTTAGCGACGGATTCACCACACCGCGCGATCGCGTTTTGTTTGGCATCTGTCTATTCACCGGTTGCCGCGTTAGTGAAGCTCTAGCACTCCAAACAACGGACATTAAAGGCGAAACACTAACCTTTAGGAAGTCTACCACCAAAGGGAAACTCAAAACCCGCGTGGTTGACATCCAGCCAGGACTAGCCGCACTCATGGCTGACTATCACCCCAAACCGGGAACCCTGTTCCCTGGCATGAGGGGAGTCAGCGATAGGCTCACGCGATACGCGGCGGATAAAATCTTGCGCGATGCAGCCAAAAGAATCGGGCTAGAAGGCATCAGTACCCACAGTTTCCGCCGTACTGCCCTCAACCAAATGTCTAGCGCCGGTATCCCGTTGCGACACATTCAAGAGATATCCGGTCACAATGACCTTGGCACACTGCAACGCTATCTTGAAGTTACACCCGAACAGCGACGCAAAGCTGTATCCGTGATTGGCTTCTAA